The genomic segment CACTACTAGCAACCCGAACACAATTCCAAGCAATCCATTTATAGCTATTATCTTTACATCGTAATCGGGTTTCAAAAGAAACAATCAAAGCTTCTTGGGTATTTTCATCACTAATAGTTTGTTCAACAAAACTTAAATCATCGGGATGAACCAGGGATAGAAAGGAGGTTTGTAGCAATTCTTGAGGAGTAAAACCAAGAATTTTTTCCGCAGAAGGACTGACCCGCTTTAATTTTCGATCTCGGTTGGCAATCATTAAGAAATCAACGGATAATTCAAAAAAGCGATCGCGTTCTAATTCTAATTCTTTCCGAGATGTAATATCTTCAATTACCGTAATCCCATAGCGTTTTTCTTCCCCTTGCCAGTAGGGAGATCGATCTAACCATGACCCTAAAGAAACCGTTAAATTAATCCAAACAATTGAACCATTTTTCCGAAGATAGCGTTTTTCAATTGAATAACTAGGAATTTCTTGATCAATGAGCTTTTGAAACAAATATAATTCAGCCTCAGCATCATCAGAATGGGTAATATCAAATAACTTACATCTTAATAGCTCATCACGGGAATAGCCAACAATATCACAGAATTTTTGATTAACTTTTAGCCATTTTCCAGACAGAGAAATATGGCCAATTCCGACAGCAGCTTGTTCAAATGTATCTCGAAATAAACGTTCTTGTGCATGGGTTTTAGCAATTTGCATAGCTAATTTTTGATCTAATTTCTGCATTAAATAAATGGCAAATCCTGAGCCAATTATACCCATCCCTGTGACAACAAACATGGAAATCCAGATCAATTTTGTTTGCTGATTTTGTAGACTTCTGCCAAGTTCGAGTAGACGTTCTTCTTCACTAATAAATTGATTAATATCTTGACGAGTAATCTGCATTTGTATCCCCGTCTTTTTTAATAGATTTTGTAAAAACAGCGACTGGTTCGGCGATGGATTAGGAGATTGAGTCGTATTTAAGTAAAGTTTTAAGAGTTCTTGGGATTGATTAATAGCAGTTTCAATCTTTTGAATTTGAGCGGTTTGATTGGACTTCTCGGCAACTAAATCTTTAAGTTTTTTGATAGAGGATGGTAAATTTTTTAAGGTTTCTTGGTAAATGTTTAAATAATGCTTTTGACGAGTTAACGCATAATCTTTAACCCCCATTTCGGCGGTTAAAACTTGAGTCAATAACTCTTGAGCTTGATTACGCACAAGATAACTATGGCGGACTCCATTTCTCGCCTCTTGGCTTTGGTACTGAAAGATCGCAACAATCACCAAACCAATGGTTAAACTTGATATGGGAATTCCAATAATTAGACTGGCGCGATAACGCTGAATAAACTTCAGCCACTTAGGTAAGGAATTAGTAAAATCTGTGTTCATATTTTATAGCAGGGAACAGGGAACAGGGAGAAAAGGAGTTTAAAGTTCTGGCGCTGATTCTATGTTATCCCTAATGTTTCGATATGATTCCTATGACCATTCCCATAAATCCATCAACGAATAATGCTCTCTACAAAAACACCGCTCAGAAGCGAGAGCGGTGCATAGGGGGTGTTATGGGTGTTATCTACTCAAAACAATAACAGATGGGAACTCGGCTTGGAGTACAAGTATGTGCTGGTTTGCAAATTGTCACAAGTCCTAGGTTGTCTGTCGTCGCGTAAATATAGGGATGTAACTTATGTCTTCTTCATTAAAACCCTAGAAAAGATTTAAGAAATCATTCAAGGGTTAACCGGGTCAAAATCCGATCTCCTAAACACCATTATTTTTTAATTGTCGCAACTGTTTAAAGGTATATTGTCTTAGCTTCATCGGTAAAACTGATAAAATCAATGCCATTCCCGCTTTAAGATGGGAGTGGGATTTTCCCCGCCAAACCAATTTTTGTCCGGTTAGAGTTTCTCCCACTTCAATTAACCGTAATCCTAATAATAATTGTGTTTCAATTAAACGGTATTGACGAATTGATTCGCAAGTTGCAGAATCAAATTTAAAGTTATTTAAATAATTTAATTTATCCCGTAAATAGGGAATAGCTCGCTTGATTGCTTTTTGTTCCTCATAAACCCGATATTCCATTAATCGTTTTGGTAAATAATATCCTAATTTTCCTGCTAAAGCTAACCGGACAAATAAATCATTATCTTCACAGTTCTGTAAATTAGGACGCATGAAATCTACATCTAATAACGCTTGACGACGAAATAAGGTCGCTCCTATCTGAAAACTTTGTTGAATAAAAACGACTTCTAATAAATTCTGAACAATTCCTTCTGTTAAGTTGGTTCTTCCCCAGTGTTGAGAGTTTTGTTGAGTTGAGGCTTCATCTCGCTGAGTATTGATATCAATAATCCAGTGATCGGTTCCGACAAAATCTATTTCAGGATTTTGGTCTAAAATTTTAGTTGTTTTTTCTAAAAATTCAGGAGTCAGGCGATCATCATCATCAAATTTAATAAAATATTCCCCCGTTGCCACTTCAAAACCTGATCGCATATTATTACTTTTCCCGATATTTTTAGGATGACGAATATAATGAATCCGAGGATCGGAATATTGCGTTATTAATTCGGGCGTTCTGTCAATTGATCCATCATCACAAACGATTAATTCCCAATCGGAATAGGTTTGTTGTTGAACACTTTCAATGGCTATTGGTAATAGGTGACAGCGATTAAAAGTTGGGATACAAACGATAACTTTTGTCATAAGTTGCTCATGGGTACTACTGATATATTTTTTGGAGTTTTTGCATGGCTTTTTTAATCTTGCGATTGGTTTTTTGCAACAAACTCGGCGGTTTCAAAACTTGAGGTTTTAGTTCAGGTTGCTTGAGAAAACGATAGTGTAAAAATATATCTTGATAACGGATCTTAACATCTTCCCCTTGGCATAATCTGGCAAAATCAGCCGAAGAATAATTCATATAATGAATTCGATGAATGGGTTTCAATCCATCTTGATTATAAAGAATATTATTAATATTGACAAAAGCATCCGCATCGGCACAATTTCCGGTGACTTCTTGCCCATTAGGGCTTCTAGTAAAGTTAAAAAGTTTGAAGTTTCTTGCAAAGGTGATGTAGATTGATAACGCAGCACTCGACCACCAAAATTTAGGTTGTAACCATTCGATTTCTCCTTGATCAATGGCTCGTTTTTTTAAATCTTCTAACTGCTCAACGCTAAATACACCTTTTTGAGAAGCAAAAAAACTATCACAGTGTAATCGAGGACGGATTTCAGGTTCTGTGAGTCCGGTTTTCTGTTCAATGATTGATAAATCAAGTGGGGTAACTTCTCTGGGTTTTTGATGTTCCCAATCATCTAAAATAAAATCGTACTCGTTGAGTTTTTCAAAGACATCATCTACGGATTTCATCGCTAAACTATCCGCATCAAAAAATACAAATTGATCAAATTTTCCATTAAAAGATGCCCATTTTCTCTGAAGAGGACTTTTATATCGGGCTGGACGGAGTTGTCTTAAATCCTTGGCTCTGGAGTAAGATTCCCAAACTTGATTAGCAAAATCATCCCATGCTTCTAGTACAATTGTATTGTCAAATAAAGTTACATTTTCTCTGAGACTGATTTCCTGTTTGACTCGTTCAAGACGATGATCGTAAGGAATCACGCAAACTGGAATATCAGGACTAATATTAACCTCAATACTATTGAGTAAAGCAACTAACTGGTCAAAAACCACATCATTTGCTAAAGTGTAAATGCCAAGAGACTGCATTTATTAACTCCTCGTGTTTCTCAAGCTCTTAACAATTTAAACTAAGGTTTCAGTAAATTCTATGATGCCAGATGATTCTCTAAATATTTTAATGATTTCTTCAACATTCCCCTATCCCCCCAGTCGAGGCGGAACCGAGATTAGAACGTTTAACTTGCTGAAATATCTACATTCTCACCACAATATTACCTTAGTCACCCAACGACATCCAGGGGTGAGTAATCAGGATGTTGAAGAATTGCGTCAATGGGTCAGTCAACTCATGGTTTTTCCCCTTCCTCCAGAGCCTGGTTCTTCAGGAGTGGGTAAAGTGGGACGGTTTTTAAATTCCTTAATAAAAAGTACGCCTCCCAATGTTCTCTATCGTTACTCCAAAGAGATACAAACTTGGATTGATCAAGGGGTTCAACAAGGCAAATTTGATGTCATTACTTGTGAACATAGTGTTAATGAAATTTATATTCGACCGTCCTATTTAAACCAAGTTCATACCGTTGTTAATATTCATAGTTCCTTGGTCGGTTGGACTCGTAATCATTTAGAAATGGGGGCTTCTCCCAATCCTCAACGCGATCGCATTTACTTAAATTTACTCTTAGAACGGTATGAAAAACGCTATGCTGCGAAATTTCATGATTTAGTCGTGACCACCGACGATGATGAAAAACAGTTTCAGGAGTTTAACCCTCAAGGTCAAATTCATGTGATTGCTAATGGCGTTGATTTAGAATTATTTCCCATGCGATCGCAAGATCCCAATAATCATAACCTCGTCTTTGTGGGTGCGATGGATGCTTCCCATAATATCGATGCGGCTCGATTTTTTAGCTTAGAGGTTTTACCCGTTTTACAAAAACGCTATCCTGATACAACCTTTACCATTGTAGGAGCAAGACCTGTACCAGAGGTTCAACAATTAGCCAATTATCCTGGTGTAATTGTCACTGGAGGCGTTCCGAAGGTGGTGGATTATTTACATCAAGCAACGGTTTGTGTAACCCCCTTACGCAGTGGATATGGGATTAAAAATAAAACTTTAGAAGCAATGGCCGCAGGAGTTCCGGTGGTCGCCAGTGACCGAGGCTTAGAAGGATTAGCCGTTGATGGGCCGAATGATCCCCATCGAGCCTTACGCGCTAACTCCGTTACTGAATATGTGGAAGCCATTAGTCGATTGTTTGAACATCCTAACCTCCGACACCAATTGTCGCAAAATGGGCGATTATTAATTGAAACTGAATATACTTGGGAACGAGCCGGAGAACTTTATGAACAAGTATTGCTCCGCCGTTAGTATAACCCCATCTTACTTCTGAATCTTCATGATGAATCCTTTAGAGACAGGTCATCAACCCTCTGCGCGAAAAAAGAGTCAACCCCTAAAACCCCAGGCTAAACCGGGGAAACCCCAGGCTCCATCAGGGTTACAGCGTCGTCAAATTCGACGTTCTCAACAAGCTGTTTTGGCTTCTGGGAAAAAATCATCACCCAACGCCTTAAAACCGTTGGTCAAGCGGGGAGGTCAACCGTTATGGATATTGTGGAAAAAATGGATCGCGGATGGGGTTGCCTTTACCTTATTGTTAGGAGGCTCAACTTTAATTGGCGGATGTGCTTGGTTTAGTTATCAACTGATTGTTAATCCTGATGTAGGAATTTGGCTGAATCAATTTTTACCCGCTTGGACACAAATTCCTCTGCAACGCCGGGACTCAATTCAAACCTTAGAAGAAATTAGTCAAACGCTGAAAAAAGAGGGGTTAATTGCGGGCAAATCTTTTGCCTTACCTCAACTGAATTCCCCTAACTCCGTAGCCAAAAATCAAGCTGCTTTATTGCCTCTTCCCTCGGCATTTGTTGCTTCAAAAACCTGGGTTCAAGAGTCACCCGATCTATTAATTCCAGTGTTAAAAACTCGCAAATCTAGTGTGACTCATCCTTGTGAAGGAGTGTGTCAGGAAATTGTGCAATTGCGACTTTATCAAGCGGTGCAAATGCCTTATCAACGACCGGGTACCACTTCCTATTATCGCTTAACTCAACAACTCGATACTCAAGGCCCAGCCGAATCTTTTGTAATTGCATCCTTAATTGGAACTGAATCTAATCAACAAGGTTCTAATAAGCCACTTCCCTTAACTCGATTAACTCCATTTAAAGGCAAAATTCCTCAAATGGGACTTTGGTTTAATCTCAATAGTGAGCGAGTCATGGGGGACAAAATTGTTCCCTACGGACAGATTATTCATTACAATCCCAATCACCATCATTTGAGTATGATGTTGGAGTGGAAAAGTGCCGCCGGACAGCAACCGATCTGGCAGGAAGTTACGGGAGGAAAAGACCCGGAATTATTAATTGAACAAACCATCGGCTTAGAACCTCAGTTTAGTATTTATCAAGTTCAACCCTTTAAATTTATTCCAAATCCGATTCAATTAACGGCTATTTCTTTAGATGAAGTCTTCTTAGATAATTATAATTATCGACAAGCTTTACGATTAGCTAGAAGTGGGTTATGGTCGCCGGCATTAGATTTAATTAAACCCTTGAAAAAAAATATTGTTTCTGGAAATCAATCTTCTTTAAAATGGTCATCCGCCGTTCAAGGGCAGTTAGATTTAATTGAATTTCATGCTAAAATTACAAAGGCGCAAGCCATTGCAGCCTGGGCTAGTCCTAGTCAACAAGTTTTAGCAAGTTTAATTGATGGACGCTGGAGTGAGGCGTTAGAAGTGTTAAAAAATAGTCCAGGAAATCAACAAGAAATCGCTAATTTATTAAGATCTAATGGAGGACGGATTAAAAATCGTCTTAATGCAGCTTTATTAGAACAACCCGATCAACTGGATTTAAAAACCTGGGGTGCTTTAATGATTGCGGCGGAAGAGGGAAGAAATGAAGCGATCACTTGGTTAGATGAACAACCGGAAACTAATCAAAAAGACCGCCAAGAGATTTTAGAATTACTATTAAAATCAATCGAATAAATTTATCGGGTAGGGTGTATAAATATAGGGCACACACGGCTTAATTCCTATCTCATAAAACTGGATTTGACGTTTGATCCTTGATCGATAACGTCAGAGGTTGCCTAATTGTGCAATAATGATCCGGCAGTCTCCCACTAAGTGTGCGTCCGATGGCCGACAGTCCCCAAACCCCCGATGAACTTGTCCAGGTTTTAGCTGAATTTCAGGATCTGCATTTTGAACTTCCTGATCCAGAAGCGGAAATTCCTGAATTGGATTTTGAACACCAAATTGATGTCGCTTGGAAAGTTTGCGATCGCTTCGATTTGCAAACCGAAATTTGGCGAGGTAGAATTTTAAGAGTAGTTCGTGATCGCGAGAAAAAAGGTGGCGAGGGACGAGGTACAGGGTTTTTAAATTGGTTAAAAGAACGGGAAATTAGCAAAAGTCAAGCCTACGCTTTAATTGAATTAGCAAATAGTGCGGATACTTTATTACTTCAAGGTCATCTTAACCCGGATGCGATTAATAATTTTAGTAAACGAGCTTTTGTAGAAACCGCAAAAGCACCCGCAGAAGTTCAACAAATGGTTAGTGATGCAGCGTGTAAAGGCGATCGCATTACTCGTCGTGAAGTCCGACAATTAAATGATGAATGGACGGCGATGAGTTCTGATTTAATTCCTGATGAAATTCGGGAAAAAGCAACGGAGGGTTCCATGCCGCCTCGGTATCTTGCGCCATTAGTTCGAGAAATGGAAAAATTACCCGAAGCACACATTACAGAATTGCAACGGGAAATGGTAGAAAATCCTGATGTTGATACGATTAAACAGTTAACATCGGAAGCAAAAAATTTATCGAAATATTTAGATGCTGCGGCTCAAGTTCAAGCGTTAAATCAGTCTTCGGTGGATATGGAAATGGCTTTAGAAGAAGCGTTGCGAGTGGGATGTTTAAATACGGCTTCTGATTTAGTTAAACAAGCCACTGTTCTCGAACAAACGATGGTTAAATTGTATAGTAGTTGGAAACGAGTGGGCAGTTTAGCGGATCGATTATATGTGGATACGGGAGCAAGTACCCCCCATTTGCGATCGCTGTTAGGCTGTTTAGAACAGTTAGCAGGTCAAATTATTGAAGTGCAATTAGGGGATGGTAGTGAAGGTAGAATTCGCTTACAAATTCTATCGGATAATGATTAAAATAGACTTTTGATCCTACAGATGGCATATCCATCGACAGATAGAAACCATTAATAATTGATGATTCGGGACACCGAAAAAGCGGTAAGGAAACGGCGGGGATTGGAAGACAATACATAGGAGAAATAGGCAAAACCGATAATGGAATCGTGTTGGTAACGACCCACTTATATGATGGGGTGAAAAGTCTGCCATTAGATGTGGAATTGTATCAACACGCGAGTTCATTACCAGGAGGAAAGCAAGACCCAGATTTTGTTAAAAAGCCAGATATAGCATTGAAGTTAATCGACAAATGCCTAAGCAGAGGCTGGAAACCGGGAGTCGTATTAGTAGATGCTGGCTAGGTCAATAATCGGACTTTTTTGAAACAATTAGAGTCAAAAAAGCTAAAATATATAGCGGGATTAGCAAAAAACAGAAAAGTTGTTGGTCAACGGCAACCTGATGGAGAAAAAGTTAACATTAGATTAGATGAATTGGCTAAAAGCCTTAACCCAGAGGAATTTACAGGTATTCAATTAGAACTAGAACTGACAAAAACTGTCTGGGTAGCAACAGTTGAAGTAGAACTATCAGGGGAATCGGAAACTAGAATAATAGCTATCGTCATGAATGCTCCTAGTTTAGAAGAAGCAACTGAAGTTAACTATCTGATTACTAATGCTGGTGCTGAAAAAGCGACGGGTGAATGGATAGTTAAAACTTACTCTCAAAGAAATTGGGTAGAAGTTTTTTATCGGGAAGCCAAGGGGTGGTTAGGTTTAAGAGAATATCAGACTAGAAGTCTTAAAAGCCTTAATCGGCATCTAATATTAGTTTTCTGTGCCTATAGTTTTATTATTTGGCAACAGTTAACTGGCGGATTAAGACGGCGTTGGGCTAACAAACCGTTAAACACATTTACTGATGCTTTATTAGCTTTTAGGACAGCTATATCTTATCGGTTTTCTGCTTGGCTATAAGAGAATCATGACGTATTTGCTCTACATCTAGCTAATCTGGGGTTTGTTTGGGCTTGAACTTTGTTCAAGTCCCGTTAGTAAAAATCTAAAAACTAACTCTTCTATAAAATTTGCTCCTGCGGGTTCTAAAAAGTTTTTAATTAATCCTTGAATGGCATCGATTTTATCTTGAATTTCTAAATATTTAATAGATTTATCCGAGAGTCCTGCTGCTGTTAGTAAAGCAGGTTGTATATCTGTAATTGCTAAAAGATCCGTCGGTATTGTAGCCTGAGAAGCAAATAGCTTGAGGGTTCTTGCTTGTTCAATAAAAGGAGTTGCTCTCCGGTTTTTTTCCAAAGCTAAAGCAACAAAGCCTGATCGAGTTGCTTGATACTCTGTAATCAGATCCTCACTCCTCGTTAAATGTTGAAGATAGGTTTTTTGGGTTGTCATTTGCTTTTTCTCCAAATATAGATACACTTTCTTAAAGCGTCTCTCCCATGTAACCCCATTTGCTGACTACTGTTTCCTTTTGCATTAGGTAAGACTAAAATATTTTCAATATAAAATCCTAAATCTTCTGCAATTTTAGAGAGAATTAAATCCACAGAAATGCTGATTCCAGCATAGCGAACATTATCATTAACTAGAATTAGAGGTGCATGAGGTTTCATCACTCTACCACACTCCTGAATTACACAAGCCATTTCATAAAAATAACCTGTGATCATTCTAATAATACCATTATTATTTAATAAATTTTGTTCTTTTTGTTCTTGTAAATAATGTAAAATAGATTGTAATAATTCTTGATTATGGGTTACATCAAGAGCCGTTTTCCAACCTGAATTAATCTTTAATAAATCCTTAGCTTTATTTTCAACAGTACAACTTAGCATTTGTTGTCTAAGTTTTACCAGTTCGTTTTCATTCACCCCAGTAATGCTAGTTCTAAAGCATAAGTTCGAGTATAGTCATAACGATTACAATAAGGAGGGGAAGTAATAACAGCATCATAAACATTTTCAGGTAAGGTGGGTAAAATATCTAAACAGGAACCGTTATAAAGTTTAAGTGTTCCTTGATCTGGATTCGTAGAAATAGAAAAAAGTTCTAATTGTTGACTAGAAGGCTGAATATCTTGAATAATTTCATCTAATTTATTAGCAATGGCTTGTTCAAAGTTAAGAATTTCTCCTTTATTAAAAGGGGTTTTACCTTGTTTATGACTTGAACGATAATCCCATCGCAAATATTGACCATCTTTACGAGTATAACTGACTTCTTCTAATATACATAATAAAGCAAAACATAACACGGTTTTTACGGGTTCAGCTTCTA from the Planktothrix tepida PCC 9214 genome contains:
- a CDS encoding Npun_R2821/Npun_R2822 family protein — protein: MQSLGIYTLANDVVFDQLVALLNSIEVNISPDIPVCVIPYDHRLERVKQEISLRENVTLFDNTIVLEAWDDFANQVWESYSRAKDLRQLRPARYKSPLQRKWASFNGKFDQFVFFDADSLAMKSVDDVFEKLNEYDFILDDWEHQKPREVTPLDLSIIEQKTGLTEPEIRPRLHCDSFFASQKGVFSVEQLEDLKKRAIDQGEIEWLQPKFWWSSAALSIYITFARNFKLFNFTRSPNGQEVTGNCADADAFVNINNILYNQDGLKPIHRIHYMNYSSADFARLCQGEDVKIRYQDIFLHYRFLKQPELKPQVLKPPSLLQKTNRKIKKAMQKLQKIYQ
- a CDS encoding glycosyltransferase family 4 protein codes for the protein MMPDDSLNILMISSTFPYPPSRGGTEIRTFNLLKYLHSHHNITLVTQRHPGVSNQDVEELRQWVSQLMVFPLPPEPGSSGVGKVGRFLNSLIKSTPPNVLYRYSKEIQTWIDQGVQQGKFDVITCEHSVNEIYIRPSYLNQVHTVVNIHSSLVGWTRNHLEMGASPNPQRDRIYLNLLLERYEKRYAAKFHDLVVTTDDDEKQFQEFNPQGQIHVIANGVDLELFPMRSQDPNNHNLVFVGAMDASHNIDAARFFSLEVLPVLQKRYPDTTFTIVGARPVPEVQQLANYPGVIVTGGVPKVVDYLHQATVCVTPLRSGYGIKNKTLEAMAAGVPVVASDRGLEGLAVDGPNDPHRALRANSVTEYVEAISRLFEHPNLRHQLSQNGRLLIETEYTWERAGELYEQVLLRR
- a CDS encoding glycosyltransferase family 2 protein, which codes for MTKVIVCIPTFNRCHLLPIAIESVQQQTYSDWELIVCDDGSIDRTPELITQYSDPRIHYIRHPKNIGKSNNMRSGFEVATGEYFIKFDDDDRLTPEFLEKTTKILDQNPEIDFVGTDHWIIDINTQRDEASTQQNSQHWGRTNLTEGIVQNLLEVVFIQQSFQIGATLFRRQALLDVDFMRPNLQNCEDNDLFVRLALAGKLGYYLPKRLMEYRVYEEQKAIKRAIPYLRDKLNYLNNFKFDSATCESIRQYRLIETQLLLGLRLIEVGETLTGQKLVWRGKSHSHLKAGMALILSVLPMKLRQYTFKQLRQLKNNGV
- a CDS encoding AvaI/BsoBI family type II restriction endonuclease, whose product is MTTQKTYLQHLTRSEDLITEYQATRSGFVALALEKNRRATPFIEQARTLKLFASQATIPTDLLAITDIQPALLTAAGLSDKSIKYLEIQDKIDAIQGLIKNFLEPAGANFIEELVFRFLLTGLEQSSSPNKPQIS